Part of the Henckelia pumila isolate YLH828 chromosome 2, ASM3356847v2, whole genome shotgun sequence genome is shown below.
GTTGTATGAAAATTTCACACGCAGAAATGGCGTAGGTATGTTTCCATGGGAATTGTAAGATGCAAGGACTGCACGTTTTCGAGTTTCAAGACCTTGAAACAGAAGATATAAATTCACAGCAAAAACAATAGAACCACAAGACAAATGGTAAAATAAGAAGCTAGCTAGTCATCTGCTCCAACACAAGTAGTAATGATCTTTATTCTTTTGAACTAAACAAGTACAAAAGTAGAACAGAAGTACCCATATACTACAGATTTACAACCAACTCAAACAATGAATGATCTTATTTCAACGAATACTAACAAAAAGCAGATACAATATTATAATCCCCAATGCTGCAACTGGGAAGGGACAATTACAAAATCAAAGATTAAGACTACAACACATGCTAAAGAAATACTCCTCGAGATTAAAAACGAGCATAGAAAGTGTACCAACCAATCACCACATCATATGACTAGGATACATACACACATATCTTGTCTTAATTCACATTCTTCTCAATAGACTTCTCATACTCCTCCATTTCCTTCAACCACAGATCCCCAAACTCACAATCCTTCCATTGCTCGAACCATGGCCCCCCGAGCGTATAGTGTATTGCCTTTGGGGACGTGTTCGGATCGCCCTCTACAACCTTATTATGCCCCACCAAGAAATTCCACACAAAAGGGATCTCCCCAATCTCATCATCCTCCAACCACTGAAACCTATGGAGGAATGCACCACTCTCCTTGTTCACCACTTCGGGGGTTAGAACCCGATTCTTTGGGTGACCGCAATTGTACAACACCATGGATGACCAATTCTTTCTCGGGTACACAGTTTGCACCGCGCCATCCATTTTCGTAGTTTCTTTAGGCGTATAGTCGTGTTGCACACACATCACGGCGTATTTATCATCTaccaaatcaaataattcattgATATCAGCCAAATACAAGAAATCACAATCCACAAACATAGCCCATCCTTGATAATCAGCTAGATATGGGGTCAAGAATCTGGAAAATGAGAACTCAGTGCTCTCTAATTTACCCCTCTCACGCCAGTAAACACCCTTTTGCCGCATTTCAGATTGCTTAATCGGAAAAATCTCAACTGGGATTGAGGCTCTCTTCAACAAAGAATAGCGGCATACCTCATAAGCAAGATCCTCCCTTTGATCATATCCTACGAATATCTTGAAACCCTTTCCATTTTTTTCAACCCCATTCGCAAAAATTTCGTTGCCATTGCTCAAATCCTTGGAGAAAACATCAGAAAATTTCCCCTCTACGCTACCATTTGAATGCAAATATGTACACCCTGACATAATTCTCAGCCAAGAACTTCAAATCTACGAAAGCCAGAAcagagagagaaaaaaaatcaagaacccACAAAAGAAATCCACGAAACGAACAAGATCAAGCTATTTCTCCCACTATCTAATAGAAGCATATAGAAGCAAGACGTACCCGTACGGCAGATCTAGGAAGCGCAATGACGCAATGTGGAAAAAAGAGGAACTTAATATTTGTTGAATGGAAGATAAAAGAATCAAGATTGAAgatttatgtatatttatagaAAAATAATAAGCGTCCGGGGATTGATTGCCATGATCGAGTGGCAGAATCAAAGGGATGAATGGCTGTCGGTGCTCGAGTAATACCTATATCAATACACGTATGGtccactaaaaaataaatatttattgataaaataattaaatatcaatcgTTAGATGTATATGAATACAATATCTGTATAAATAGGATCTAACTTACTTTTATTTTAGAACGATTTTCTCTACCGGATATGATTTAGGGCCTCGAAATtagaacatatatataattgaacGGAAGTGTCGATGCTGACATGTGGGTAGATCTAACGGACTTGCATAAAATATGTCTGTTGGATATCCCATTAGGCATTACCTTAATGGGATAGCATCGACACTTTCTAATTGAACAtatatatcttactatattattaaagtaaAAATCATCTAATTaacaaactttcaattaattggtgaaccttgatttgaaattaccattatctcctaacataattttcaataaaaccaaaCTTATTGGGCAAAGTGGTCATTTTATACGGTTTTCTCTTTTCTAGACATTAAAAGCTCACTTTGTgccctttgatattattttatttacaaaaatgacactcactttataagatatatatattttttgtgaataatTGTTTAGGAaaacgttatatttttattatttttttaattttacaatctattatttattttattcgttaaaaaaacgaaatgtacaaacacgcaacgcgtgcagcTAGACTTGGCCACGGGCCAGGTCCGGGTCCGGGCCGGCATTTAGCCAACCTTTAACCGGCCCGCCCATGGCCGGTTCCGATCCGGGTTGGTGAACCGGcggttccggtccgggtccgggtccggttaACCGCCGGTTCAGGGTCCGGGCCAACCcgtgcattttttttaaaaaaaaattgcagcgccccagcgctgattttgaagcgctggggcgctgccccttc
Proteins encoded:
- the LOC140883670 gene encoding protein CDI gives rise to the protein MSGCTYLHSNGSVEGKFSDVFSKDLSNGNEIFANGVEKNGKGFKIFVGYDQREDLAYEVCRYSLLKRASIPVEIFPIKQSEMRQKGVYWRERGKLESTEFSFSRFLTPYLADYQGWAMFVDCDFLYLADINELFDLVDDKYAVMCVQHDYTPKETTKMDGAVQTVYPRKNWSSMVLYNCGHPKNRVLTPEVVNKESGAFLHRFQWLEDDEIGEIPFVWNFLVGHNKVVEGDPNTSPKAIHYTLGGPWFEQWKDCEFGDLWLKEMEEYEKSIEKNVN